From one Methanocalculus alkaliphilus genomic stretch:
- a CDS encoding type IV pilin N-terminal domain-containing protein produces the protein MRQRQYEAISEVIGSILLISLVVLAVAIIGVGFLSQPPPVQTQSLNVIAGYDKDNRTLYLLHDGGDLMLPGEYYILIDNERQVFPTAEWKVGERYPIDNVDEEPQRIQIVSLSGGQQNLIRETGIGQVTGGGAPVTPGPTLTPGPTPTPGECTPEELEEYLNRTYISKFSEELNNDAIYLTRYRIGNSASISGWVNMTINSTGSYIVTPGQGNNPPVITDLNVNDRLAIQYVDGNQASANIFSVGGKGWAFAGDNTNIYINPGQPDEESFTNTNLIDSWILSFDGYDSTLTFQVGGTPQNTFTRLFIRNQTNPEVEGPDTNRWKFYNIEPAKPSLLIFNFPRKNADGYLQFIGNVSKIERNDVLYWSRP, from the coding sequence ATGAGGCAGAGGCAATATGAGGCTATATCGGAAGTCATTGGTTCAATTCTATTAATATCCCTGGTCGTCCTTGCTGTGGCTATTATTGGTGTCGGGTTCCTCTCTCAGCCACCGCCTGTGCAGACACAGAGTCTGAATGTGATTGCAGGATATGATAAAGATAATAGGACACTGTACCTCCTCCACGATGGGGGGGATCTGATGCTGCCAGGGGAGTATTATATCCTGATCGACAATGAGAGACAAGTTTTTCCAACGGCAGAATGGAAGGTTGGAGAGAGGTATCCAATCGACAATGTTGACGAAGAGCCACAGCGTATCCAGATCGTCTCCCTAAGCGGGGGGCAACAGAATCTTATCCGAGAGACAGGTATCGGGCAGGTGACAGGAGGGGGTGCACCTGTAACTCCCGGACCAACGCTGACCCCAGGACCAACACCGACACCAGGCGAGTGCACTCCAGAAGAGCTGGAGGAATATCTTAACCGCACATATATCAGTAAATTTTCTGAAGAGCTGAATAACGACGCGATATACCTTACACGATACAGGATCGGGAATTCAGCCTCAATTTCAGGCTGGGTAAATATGACAATTAATAGCACAGGTTCGTATATTGTCACACCAGGTCAGGGAAATAACCCTCCAGTCATAACAGATCTCAATGTAAATGACAGACTGGCTATTCAGTATGTAGATGGCAATCAGGCCAGCGCGAATATCTTCTCCGTAGGAGGGAAAGGTTGGGCATTTGCCGGGGATAACACAAATATTTACATTAATCCAGGTCAACCAGATGAGGAATCATTCACAAATACAAATCTCATTGATAGCTGGATTTTATCCTTTGATGGGTATGATTCGACCCTCACATTCCAGGTGGGTGGAACACCCCAAAATACATTTACACGGTTATTTATTAGAAACCAGACAAACCCGGAAGTGGAGGGCCCAGACACCAATAGATGGAAATTCTATAATATTGAACCCGCAAAACCATCGCTTCTGATATTTAATTTCCCAAGGAAAAATGCTGATGGTTACTTGCAATTCATCGGAAATGTATCCAAGATAGAACGAAATGACGTACTCTACTGGTCAAGACCGTAG
- the uppS gene encoding polyprenyl diphosphate synthase has protein sequence MSFRTLIEPVYYRILRNSITHIPSHIAIIQDGNRRYAKEHGLHDGYGHRQGADTTETMLDWAREFGIKHITLYAFSTENFKRSDGELKELFALFKDRFIKVLSDERVHNNKIRVRMVGDRSLLPEDLLKCIEDAEEATKEYSNHFLNVAVAYGGRNEIVHAARRLVQRVKDGELTPGEITPAMVEANLYGGLGLPPVDLIIRTGNDYRTSNFLPWLANGNESSVYFCAPYWPQFRKIDLLRAIRVFDQRCSGAKSPCT, from the coding sequence GTGAGTTTCAGAACCCTCATCGAACCGGTCTACTATCGGATCCTGAGAAACAGCATCACCCATATCCCCTCCCATATCGCCATCATCCAGGATGGGAACCGGCGGTACGCAAAGGAGCATGGGCTGCATGATGGCTATGGGCATCGGCAGGGTGCCGACACAACCGAGACGATGCTTGACTGGGCACGTGAATTTGGGATTAAGCATATCACCCTCTATGCCTTCTCAACCGAGAACTTCAAGAGGAGTGATGGCGAACTCAAAGAGCTCTTTGCCCTCTTCAAGGATCGATTCATCAAAGTCCTCAGTGACGAACGTGTGCATAACAACAAGATCCGGGTCAGAATGGTTGGTGATCGGTCACTCCTGCCAGAGGATCTCCTCAAATGCATAGAGGATGCAGAAGAAGCAACAAAAGAGTACAGCAATCACTTTCTGAATGTTGCCGTTGCTTATGGTGGGAGAAATGAGATCGTTCATGCTGCCCGTCGGCTGGTCCAAAGGGTGAAGGATGGGGAGCTGACTCCTGGGGAGATCACCCCGGCGATGGTTGAGGCAAACCTCTATGGCGGCCTCGGCCTCCCCCCGGTCGATCTCATCATCAGGACGGGGAATGATTACCGGACATCAAACTTCCTCCCCTGGCTGGCAAATGGCAATGAATCTTCAGTCTACTTCTGTGCCCCCTACTGGCCGCAGTTCCGAAAGATCGATCTCCTCAGGGCAATCAGGGTCTTTGATCAGCGCTGCTCAGGCGCCAAATCTCCGTGTACGTGA
- a CDS encoding radical SAM protein: MTLSPTDHYPEHPSEPLIPDLPSEGCILCFQGAKLVLFVTGLCDRTCWYCPLSVERKDLDVIFANDREVSSEAGIIAEAEAMDALGTGITGGEPLLVRDRVVSYCRLLKGHFGSDHQIHLYTGRAPTEEDLSALSGIVDEIRMHPPYEVWDHIMETDYPQSARLAKEMGFAIGIEVPSLQGIASLKPMLPLLDFFNINELEWGETCANEMRRRGMEPTDDLHNAIEGAAGWAEEITGDPKVHFCSSGFKDSVQLRERLIRIATMTARPFDDITDDGTITYGIIRSDGDLRDIIAEFDEESYEMQQDGSCECAWWLLDELTEVSGLELSIIERYPNRGMIVEVNPL, from the coding sequence ATGACGCTATCTCCGACAGACCACTATCCAGAGCATCCATCCGAACCCCTCATCCCCGATCTCCCAAGTGAGGGCTGCATACTCTGCTTTCAGGGTGCCAAGCTCGTCCTCTTCGTCACCGGCCTCTGTGACCGGACCTGCTGGTACTGTCCCCTCTCTGTCGAACGAAAGGACCTCGATGTCATCTTTGCAAATGATCGTGAGGTCTCCTCGGAAGCCGGAATTATTGCCGAAGCAGAGGCGATGGATGCCCTCGGCACCGGCATCACCGGAGGCGAACCGCTCCTTGTCCGGGATCGTGTCGTCTCGTACTGCCGGCTCCTGAAAGGACACTTCGGATCCGATCACCAGATCCATCTCTATACCGGCCGGGCACCAACAGAAGAGGATCTCTCTGCCCTCTCCGGTATTGTCGATGAGATCCGGATGCACCCCCCGTATGAGGTCTGGGATCATATCATGGAGACCGACTACCCACAATCCGCACGCCTCGCAAAAGAGATGGGATTTGCCATCGGGATTGAGGTTCCATCCCTTCAGGGGATCGCCAGTCTCAAACCGATGCTCCCGCTCCTCGACTTCTTCAATATCAATGAACTCGAGTGGGGTGAGACCTGTGCCAATGAGATGCGGAGACGGGGGATGGAGCCGACTGATGACCTGCATAACGCAATCGAGGGTGCTGCCGGGTGGGCAGAAGAGATCACCGGCGATCCAAAGGTTCATTTCTGTTCATCAGGGTTCAAGGACTCCGTCCAGCTGAGGGAACGCCTCATCCGGATCGCAACCATGACCGCCCGCCCCTTCGATGATATCACCGATGATGGCACCATCACCTATGGGATCATCAGATCCGATGGCGACCTGAGAGACATCATCGCCGAGTTCGATGAAGAGAGCTATGAGATGCAGCAGGATGGCAGCTGTGAGTGTGCATGGTGGCTCCTCGATGAACTTACAGAGGTCTCAGGACTTGAACTCTCAATAATCGAACGGTATCCAAACAGAGGAATGATCGTTGAGGTGAACCCGCTGTGA